A DNA window from Deinococcus multiflagellatus contains the following coding sequences:
- the sdhA gene encoding succinate dehydrogenase flavoprotein subunit, with translation MHHRYDVLVVGAGGAGLMAALYAAKGNVSVACISKLYPTRSHTGAAQGGIGAALGNVQEDHWEWHMFDTVKGGDYLTDQDAAEVFAKDIIDAVYELEHMGLPFSRTPEGKIAQRKFGGHTRDFGKAAVERSCYAKDRTGHMILQTLYQQNVKAGTTFFNEFHVTDLIIEGGRCRGLVAYHLATGEIHTFHAKAVILAAGGYGRIFKITSNALTLTGDLMSIYYRKGLPLEDMEFYQFHPTGLAKLGILVTEGIRGEGGILRNDSGERFMERYAPTIKDLAPRDIVSRSIIKEIREGRGVGRDKDAVNIDLTHLPRDVIEGKLAEITDLARTYLGMDPVKDLVPIQPTAHYAMGGIPTDLNGLCLSDGSGGSIEGLYAAGEQACVSLHGANRLGTNSLGDLVVFGRRAGIYAAQYARQVEFPDMPEGAERETMDMFDRLRNGSGKDNAAAIRKELQESMMNNVGIFRNGPDMERQVGIIQELKARYHNVTVSDPSRRYNSELIEAMELGFMLDCAEAMTASALNRTESRGAHDREDYAERDDASWLKHTMAYKDLNKDGNVVIGYKPVALKGFTRAFEPKPRVY, from the coding sequence ATGCATCATCGTTATGACGTGCTGGTGGTGGGTGCAGGCGGCGCCGGGCTGATGGCCGCGCTGTACGCCGCCAAGGGCAACGTGAGCGTGGCCTGTATCTCCAAGCTGTACCCCACGCGCTCGCATACGGGCGCGGCGCAGGGCGGCATTGGCGCGGCGCTGGGCAACGTGCAGGAAGACCACTGGGAATGGCACATGTTCGACACCGTCAAGGGCGGCGACTACCTGACCGACCAGGACGCCGCCGAGGTGTTCGCCAAGGACATCATTGACGCCGTATACGAGCTGGAGCACATGGGCCTGCCGTTCTCGCGGACGCCCGAAGGCAAGATTGCCCAGCGCAAGTTTGGCGGTCACACCCGCGACTTCGGCAAGGCGGCGGTGGAGCGCAGCTGCTACGCCAAGGACCGCACCGGCCACATGATTCTGCAGACGCTGTACCAGCAGAACGTCAAGGCCGGCACCACCTTTTTCAACGAGTTTCACGTCACCGACCTGATCATTGAGGGCGGGCGCTGCCGGGGGCTGGTGGCCTACCACCTCGCCACGGGCGAGATTCACACCTTCCACGCCAAGGCGGTCATTCTGGCGGCGGGCGGCTACGGGCGCATCTTCAAGATCACCTCGAACGCCCTGACGCTGACCGGCGACCTGATGAGCATCTACTACCGCAAGGGGCTGCCGCTGGAAGACATGGAGTTCTACCAGTTCCACCCCACGGGCCTCGCCAAGCTGGGCATTCTGGTCACCGAAGGCATTCGCGGTGAGGGCGGCATTCTGCGCAACGACAGCGGCGAGCGGTTCATGGAACGCTACGCGCCCACCATCAAGGACCTCGCGCCCCGCGACATCGTGTCCCGCTCGATCATCAAGGAAATCCGCGAGGGCCGCGGCGTGGGCCGCGACAAGGACGCCGTCAACATTGACCTGACGCACCTGCCGCGTGACGTGATTGAGGGCAAGCTCGCCGAGATCACCGACCTGGCCCGCACGTACCTGGGCATGGACCCGGTGAAGGACCTCGTGCCGATTCAGCCCACCGCGCACTACGCCATGGGCGGTATTCCCACTGACCTGAACGGCCTGTGCCTCAGTGACGGCTCGGGCGGCAGCATTGAAGGGTTGTACGCGGCGGGCGAGCAGGCGTGCGTGTCGCTGCACGGCGCCAACCGCCTGGGCACGAACAGCCTCGGCGACCTCGTGGTGTTCGGCCGCCGCGCGGGGATCTACGCCGCGCAGTACGCCCGGCAGGTCGAATTCCCCGACATGCCCGAAGGGGCCGAGCGCGAGACGATGGATATGTTCGACCGCCTGCGCAATGGCAGTGGCAAGGACAACGCCGCCGCCATCCGCAAAGAGCTGCAGGAATCCATGATGAACAACGTGGGCATCTTCCGCAACGGCCCCGACATGGAGCGTCAGGTCGGCATTATTCAGGAGCTCAAGGCCCGCTACCACAACGTGACGGTGTCGGACCCCAGCCGCCGTTACAACAGTGAGCTGATCGAGGCGATGGAACTGGGCTTTATGCTTGACTGTGCGGAGGCCATGACCGCCAGTGCCCTGAACCGCACCGAGTCGCGCGGCGCGCATGACCGCGAGGACTACGCCGAGCGCGACGACGCCAGCTGGCTGAAGCACACCATGGCCTACAAGGACCTGAACAAGGACGGCAACGTGGTTATTGGCTACAAGCCGGTGGCCCTAAAGGGCTTCACGCGGGCCTTTGAACCCAAGCCGCGCGTGTACTGA
- a CDS encoding succinate dehydrogenase hydrophobic membrane anchor subunit — translation MIRARTFTDARAQSHTNAELNWWIFMRISGLILMFLILGHIYMTFIQVSESDATFDAVVNKLANPAWKFYDWLILSLSLLHGANGARYSIEDYVRSRPNRAWVKGVFYTVVALVFAFGTVGLFSI, via the coding sequence ATGATCCGCGCCCGCACCTTCACCGACGCCCGCGCGCAGTCGCACACCAACGCCGAGCTGAACTGGTGGATCTTCATGCGCATCAGCGGCCTGATCCTGATGTTCCTGATTCTGGGCCACATCTACATGACCTTTATTCAGGTCAGCGAGTCCGACGCGACCTTCGACGCGGTGGTGAACAAGCTCGCCAACCCCGCCTGGAAGTTCTACGACTGGCTGATTCTGTCGCTGTCGCTGCTGCACGGGGCCAACGGCGCGCGCTACTCCATTGAGGACTACGTGCGCTCGCGCCCCAACCGCGCCTGGGTCAAGGGTGTGTTCTACACCGTGGTGGCGCTGGTGTTCGCCTTCGGCACCGTGGGCCTGTTCTCCATTTAA
- the sdhC gene encoding succinate dehydrogenase, cytochrome b556 subunit codes for MCGRKAAPAKRPGKDVEEDLRMYRGREGQWAFLLHRLSGLAILAYLLLHVFSIGSFIFGERFYMTIHERYDLWPFRVGLVFVSAGVVYHAFNGLRIIIMDFTGFGVAYQRQMWYGVLLLSVAAFVYAAWTLYPRIMGGY; via the coding sequence GTGTGCGGGCGTAAGGCTGCACCGGCGAAGCGTCCGGGCAAAGACGTTGAGGAGGACTTAAGGATGTACCGAGGAAGAGAGGGGCAGTGGGCCTTCCTGCTTCACCGCCTGTCAGGACTGGCCATTCTGGCTTACCTGTTGCTGCACGTGTTCAGCATTGGGTCGTTCATTTTCGGCGAGCGCTTTTACATGACCATTCACGAGCGTTACGACCTGTGGCCGTTCCGGGTGGGGCTTGTGTTCGTGTCGGCCGGTGTGGTGTACCACGCCTTTAACGGCCTGCGCATCATCATCATGGACTTCACGGGCTTCGGCGTGGCCTACCAGCGCCAGATGTGGTACGGGGTGCTGCTGCTGAGCGTGGCGGCTTTTGTGTACGCCGCCTGGACGCTGTACCCGCGCATCATGGGGGGCTACTGA
- a CDS encoding COG1470 family protein translates to MKKLPLSAAMLGLTVLLTACPQPLPPTPETKVALTVNLNGVTSAPVKVTNTTTNTVLFDGPLASGKTFSDLSKDTVLKVEPGAVNGYTAPAAQTVTLDASKTVTLEYQVVKAPGNAVSATSIQGNVTGIPYAGTALLATNDDFDSQNPGTLSASGTLSLTLTKAPDVASFALVPTSGNACTFTGTASTNPRVSLFYGLDILGAQGDVLGSVTEAVVAGAPSGSFIARLYSGAAATIKGAVACGTDTISLDLTLQAGWNAVVYTPSDRSFSLSTPGDAVRTELRGEMYKPSVTAVLPQAGLTFASDAPVTVPVTFYQDGAFSGQISLSTNVPGLTVEPATLTLPALSAQSTGAQAYLRQLGLAPQRVNTNLTFRYTGGNYSGPFRLIAKNSAGAEVGGGSSTLTVQRAGISLSFQGSNSVLRPNSTLDLNVSAYSVGGFTGDVTFSATDLPAGVTVTPVTKTLNGAAFATISLKAADVVPGTYKITLTADGGNGRTASTKVDITVPKPGVTLSVSSYGSVAVYQGSGGTVSVDVKGVEGFSGATTVTLADLPAGVTATPKSVTVTQDATTTVQIPVQVAADAGLGEATVRLTSPDLAANAQNTTATLSIRPARTQLSGSASQSIRATEGVWAVTGGQYDNTAGIYMSTLTRFTMGGAAATASVPGSSPHLITTTGGVIAGEATKEVLISDAGTKTTLPAGPSNVVSMSDQTDSQGRVWLVRRVTTGMGGYTDTLSVWTPSTGTLQDLNVTANYGYSGGQFILSPDGKRALYLSDYGGDKLKIDTVTAAVSKLTQLEGASSGAIANDGTVWFSTYSQLARINADDTVTKFNTGAGRLKGFDLNNPGVLWGADSSTVYRVNASTGAVTSTTMGNIASVVLATSGGLNVVTYEFLVSGNRPSYLSYLK, encoded by the coding sequence ATGAAGAAGCTCCCCCTTTCTGCCGCCATGCTGGGCCTCACGGTGCTCCTCACCGCCTGTCCCCAACCCCTCCCCCCTACCCCTGAGACCAAGGTGGCCCTCACCGTCAACCTGAACGGCGTGACCTCGGCGCCCGTAAAGGTCACGAACACGACCACCAACACGGTGCTGTTTGATGGCCCCCTGGCCTCGGGCAAGACGTTCAGTGACCTGAGCAAAGACACGGTGCTCAAGGTAGAACCCGGGGCCGTGAATGGGTACACAGCCCCGGCCGCCCAGACGGTGACGCTGGACGCGAGCAAGACGGTGACGCTGGAGTATCAAGTGGTCAAGGCGCCGGGCAATGCGGTGAGCGCAACCAGCATTCAGGGCAACGTGACGGGCATTCCTTATGCAGGCACCGCCTTGCTGGCCACGAACGACGACTTCGACAGCCAGAACCCAGGCACCCTGAGCGCCAGCGGCACCCTGAGCCTGACCCTGACCAAAGCGCCGGATGTGGCTTCATTTGCGCTGGTGCCCACGTCCGGCAACGCCTGCACGTTTACCGGCACGGCCAGCACAAATCCCCGCGTCTCCCTGTTTTACGGCCTGGACATTCTGGGTGCCCAGGGCGATGTTCTGGGCAGCGTGACCGAGGCTGTGGTGGCGGGCGCGCCTTCCGGGAGCTTCATTGCCCGCCTGTACAGTGGCGCCGCAGCCACAATTAAAGGCGCAGTGGCTTGCGGCACCGATACCATTTCACTTGACCTGACCCTGCAAGCAGGTTGGAATGCCGTTGTTTACACGCCCTCAGATCGCTCGTTCTCCCTGAGCACGCCGGGCGACGCGGTGCGCACCGAACTGCGCGGTGAGATGTACAAGCCCAGCGTCACCGCCGTGCTGCCCCAGGCCGGCCTGACCTTTGCCAGCGACGCGCCCGTAACCGTGCCCGTGACCTTCTACCAGGACGGCGCGTTTAGCGGGCAGATCAGCCTGAGCACCAACGTGCCCGGCCTGACTGTTGAGCCGGCCACCCTGACCCTGCCGGCCCTGTCGGCCCAGAGCACGGGTGCCCAGGCGTATCTGCGTCAGCTGGGCTTGGCCCCCCAGCGCGTGAACACCAACCTGACCTTCCGCTACACGGGCGGCAATTACAGTGGTCCCTTCCGCCTCATCGCCAAGAACAGCGCTGGCGCCGAAGTCGGGGGCGGCAGCAGTACCCTGACGGTGCAGCGGGCCGGCATCAGTCTGTCGTTCCAGGGCTCCAACTCAGTCCTGCGGCCCAACAGCACGCTGGACCTCAACGTCAGCGCCTATAGCGTGGGTGGATTCACGGGCGACGTGACCTTCAGCGCCACCGACCTGCCGGCTGGCGTCACGGTCACGCCGGTCACCAAGACGCTCAACGGCGCCGCATTCGCCACCATTTCCCTCAAAGCCGCCGACGTGGTTCCCGGCACCTACAAAATCACTCTGACGGCCGACGGCGGCAATGGCCGCACGGCCAGCACCAAGGTGGACATCACTGTGCCCAAGCCCGGCGTCACGCTGTCAGTGTCCTCTTATGGGAGCGTGGCGGTTTACCAAGGCAGCGGGGGAACCGTTTCAGTTGATGTCAAGGGTGTTGAGGGCTTCTCTGGGGCCACCACCGTGACCCTCGCGGACCTGCCTGCCGGTGTGACTGCAACACCCAAATCAGTCACCGTGACCCAAGACGCCACGACGACCGTACAGATTCCCGTGCAGGTTGCAGCCGACGCCGGACTAGGCGAGGCGACAGTGCGTCTCACCTCGCCCGACCTCGCCGCCAACGCTCAGAACACCACGGCCACACTGAGCATTCGTCCGGCACGAACGCAACTGAGCGGCAGCGCCAGCCAGAGCATACGTGCCACAGAAGGCGTCTGGGCCGTGACTGGCGGTCAATACGACAACACAGCAGGCATCTACATGTCCACGCTGACCCGCTTTACCATGGGGGGTGCAGCTGCCACGGCCAGCGTGCCCGGTTCATCCCCGCACCTGATCACCACCACTGGCGGCGTGATCGCCGGCGAGGCCACAAAAGAAGTGCTGATCAGTGATGCTGGTACCAAAACAACCCTTCCGGCAGGCCCCAGCAATGTTGTGTCCATGAGCGATCAGACGGACAGCCAGGGCCGAGTCTGGCTGGTTCGCCGGGTGACCACTGGCATGGGCGGCTACACGGACACCCTGTCTGTCTGGACCCCCAGCACTGGGACACTACAGGATCTCAATGTTACGGCCAACTACGGTTACTCGGGCGGGCAGTTCATCCTCAGTCCGGACGGCAAGAGGGCGCTGTACCTCAGCGACTATGGGGGCGACAAGCTCAAGATTGATACGGTGACGGCAGCAGTCAGCAAGCTGACCCAGCTGGAGGGCGCGTCCAGTGGCGCCATAGCCAATGACGGGACCGTCTGGTTCAGCACCTACAGCCAGCTGGCCCGCATCAATGCAGACGACACGGTGACCAAATTCAATACCGGTGCTGGCCGCCTGAAGGGCTTTGACCTTAACAACCCAGGCGTGCTGTGGGGCGCTGATTCCAGTACCGTGTACCGGGTCAATGCGTCCACGGGCGCCGTCACGTCCACTACGATGGGCAACATCGCCTCGGTCGTTCTGGCGACCTCAGGGGGCCTCAACGTCGTCACATACGAATTTCTGGTGTCCGGCAACCGTCCTTCTTACCTGTCTTACCTGAAGTAA
- a CDS encoding homoaconitate hydratase family protein, translated as MGMTIAEKILAAHSGHDHVVPGQLIECRTDWVLCHEITTPAALRMLEERGMDQVFNPDQIVAVPDHSVPAMNIKAAKMYQKLKSWVQEKGIKHFFDVGRGGIAHVVLENTGLMKPGQTLVSGDSHTCNAGALGAFATGVGSTDLAGAIYAGKVWFKVPETMLIRVTGQTQPGVTPKDIVLEVIKRIGADGANYMAMEWVGDYIDALDMEGRFTLTNMAIEAGGKTGIVAVDDTTRAYMAARGVTPDQYTEYHSDPDASYKVVVEVDASAVEPTVAYPHIPSNGRVAGSDRIAVTHAYVGSCTNGRISDLRDVARILRGRRIADGVQMIVVPATQAIWKQAAQEGLLEVFVDAGASVSYPSCGACLGMHSGVLGPDDVCISSSNRNFVGRMGDPSAQIYLASPATVAASAIAGFISDPREYNAAD; from the coding sequence ATGGGAATGACGATTGCCGAGAAGATTCTGGCCGCCCACAGCGGACACGACCATGTGGTGCCCGGCCAGCTCATTGAGTGCCGCACCGACTGGGTACTGTGCCACGAGATCACCACGCCCGCCGCCCTGCGCATGCTGGAAGAACGCGGCATGGATCAGGTGTTCAACCCCGACCAGATCGTGGCGGTGCCGGACCACTCCGTGCCCGCGATGAACATCAAGGCCGCCAAGATGTACCAGAAACTGAAGAGCTGGGTGCAGGAAAAAGGCATCAAGCACTTCTTCGACGTGGGGCGCGGCGGCATTGCCCATGTGGTGCTGGAAAACACGGGGCTGATGAAACCCGGGCAGACCCTGGTCAGTGGCGACAGCCACACCTGCAACGCCGGGGCGCTGGGCGCGTTTGCCACCGGGGTGGGTTCCACCGACCTCGCCGGGGCCATCTACGCAGGCAAAGTGTGGTTCAAGGTGCCCGAAACCATGCTGATTCGTGTGACCGGCCAGACGCAGCCGGGGGTGACCCCCAAGGACATCGTCCTGGAGGTGATCAAGCGCATTGGGGCTGACGGCGCGAACTACATGGCGATGGAGTGGGTGGGCGACTACATTGACGCCCTGGACATGGAAGGCCGCTTCACCCTCACCAACATGGCGATTGAGGCGGGTGGCAAGACCGGCATCGTGGCGGTGGATGACACCACGCGGGCCTACATGGCGGCGCGCGGCGTCACGCCGGATCAGTACACCGAGTACCACTCTGACCCGGACGCCAGCTACAAGGTGGTGGTGGAGGTGGACGCCAGTGCCGTGGAGCCCACGGTGGCCTACCCGCACATTCCCAGCAACGGGCGCGTGGCCGGCAGCGACCGCATTGCGGTGACGCACGCCTACGTGGGCAGTTGCACCAACGGCCGCATCAGCGACCTGCGGGACGTGGCGCGCATTCTGCGGGGGCGGCGCATTGCCGACGGCGTGCAGATGATCGTGGTGCCCGCCACCCAGGCCATCTGGAAGCAGGCGGCGCAGGAAGGACTGCTGGAGGTCTTCGTGGACGCGGGCGCCAGTGTGAGCTACCCCAGCTGCGGCGCCTGCCTGGGGATGCACTCCGGGGTATTAGGCCCGGACGACGTATGTATTTCCAGTTCCAACCGCAACTTCGTGGGCCGCATGGGGGACCCCTCGGCGCAGATCTACCTCGCCAGCCCCGCCACGGTGGCTGCCAGCGCCATTGCGGGCTTTATCAGCGATCCGCGTGAGTATAATGCAGCCGATTAA
- a CDS encoding 3-isopropylmalate dehydratase small subunit, producing MPTVHVFGRNHINTDEIIPARHLTTDVEAELAKYAMEDYDKDFVKRLQPGDIIVAGADFGCGSSREHAVWALRGAGVGAVIAPNFARIFYRNAINNGFLALECEGIVEAFQDGDPAELDLTGGTVTNTRTGQTLRFVPVPQFALDVQRAGGWLEYMKEGVARQV from the coding sequence ATGCCCACGGTTCACGTCTTTGGCCGCAACCACATCAACACCGACGAGATCATTCCCGCCCGCCACCTCACCACCGACGTGGAGGCCGAACTGGCCAAGTACGCGATGGAGGACTACGACAAGGACTTTGTGAAGCGGTTGCAGCCGGGCGACATCATCGTGGCGGGGGCGGATTTCGGCTGCGGCTCCAGCCGCGAGCATGCGGTGTGGGCCCTGCGCGGCGCGGGGGTGGGGGCCGTGATCGCCCCCAACTTCGCGCGCATCTTTTACCGCAACGCCATCAATAACGGCTTCCTGGCCCTGGAATGCGAGGGGATTGTCGAGGCCTTTCAGGACGGCGACCCGGCCGAACTGGACCTGACGGGCGGCACCGTCACGAACACCCGCACCGGGCAGACGCTGCGCTTTGTGCCGGTCCCCCAGTTTGCCCTCGACGTGCAAAGGGCCGGCGGCTGGCTGGAATACATGAAAGAGGGCGTGGCCCGGCAGGTCTAG
- the leuB gene encoding 3-isopropylmalate dehydrogenase, whose product MPKIITLPGDGIGPEVTAAAAQVLREVAPDVTLEEHAIGGGAFEAHGDPFPQRTRDALQDADAVLLGTVGGAHDSPWNRLPRHLRPESGLLALRKALGCYANLRPVRVQPGLEHLSPLKPELARGVDILIVRELLGGIYFDGDRRIEGETAYNTMRYTTPEVERVAKVAFWAAEQRKGRVTSVDKANVLEVSELWRRDVQALRDREHRSIHLNHEYVDSVAMLIVANPSRYDVIVTENLFGDILSDLAAVIPGSLGLMPSASLGDGAGLFEPIHGSAPDIAGRGVANPAAAIQSAAMLLRHSLKRPDAANQVDRAVALALRQHPTRDLGGQADTQTFTRAVLRALETSPAVG is encoded by the coding sequence ATGCCCAAGATCATCACCCTGCCCGGCGACGGCATTGGCCCCGAAGTGACCGCAGCGGCCGCCCAGGTGCTGCGCGAAGTGGCGCCCGACGTGACCCTTGAGGAACACGCCATCGGCGGCGGCGCCTTTGAGGCCCACGGCGACCCCTTTCCCCAGCGCACCCGCGACGCCCTGCAGGACGCCGACGCCGTACTGCTGGGCACCGTGGGCGGCGCGCATGACAGCCCCTGGAACCGCCTGCCCCGGCACCTGCGCCCGGAATCCGGCCTGCTGGCGCTGCGCAAGGCACTGGGGTGCTACGCCAACCTGCGCCCGGTGCGGGTGCAGCCGGGTCTGGAACACCTCTCGCCCCTCAAACCCGAACTGGCGCGGGGCGTGGACATCCTGATTGTGCGCGAGCTGCTGGGCGGCATCTACTTTGACGGCGACCGCCGGATCGAGGGGGAGACGGCCTACAACACCATGCGCTACACCACCCCGGAAGTGGAGCGGGTGGCCAAGGTGGCCTTCTGGGCCGCCGAGCAGCGCAAGGGCCGCGTGACCAGCGTGGACAAGGCGAACGTGCTGGAGGTCTCCGAGCTGTGGCGCCGCGACGTGCAGGCCCTGCGGGACCGCGAGCACCGCTCCATTCACCTGAACCACGAATACGTGGATTCGGTGGCCATGCTGATCGTGGCCAACCCCAGCCGGTATGACGTGATCGTCACGGAGAACCTGTTCGGAGACATTCTCTCGGACCTGGCCGCCGTGATTCCCGGCAGCCTGGGCCTGATGCCCAGTGCCTCGCTGGGCGACGGCGCCGGGCTGTTTGAGCCCATCCACGGCAGCGCGCCGGATATTGCGGGTCGGGGCGTCGCCAACCCAGCCGCCGCCATTCAGAGCGCCGCCATGCTGCTGCGCCACAGCCTCAAACGCCCAGACGCCGCCAATCAGGTGGACCGCGCCGTGGCCCTGGCCCTGCGCCAGCACCCCACCCGCGACCTGGGCGGGCAGGCCGACACGCAGACGTTCACCCGCGCGGTCCTGCGCGCGCTGGAGACCTCGCCAGCGGTGGGGTGA
- the pdxR gene encoding MocR-like pyridoxine biosynthesis transcription factor PdxR gives MSDAWLERLPPLIPQPGETRRALVARTLREAAARGLVPEGTRLPGHRRLAEALGVSRNTLVDALEQLQAEGYVRAQGRSGTVIAAPPLGAAAPRPATLPLSRWAQRALSGQVEEAGGPFAVDFRVGQPVPELYPERAWTQALARRAADLPAHEDAGSLGPLATRRALAAHLNAERGAQVTPDMVMLTGGTQSALDALARVFLEPGRVAAVEDPTYPGARAALAATGAEVVPVPVDPHGLQPGGLPARATLAYVTPGCQYPTAAPLGAARRQALIAWARGAGAFILEDDYAADLHHTGRPPAALQGLAPEQVILLGSFSKSLAPVTRSGFLVAPPEVLRVLAATRPLTDRFPGRLDALALADVLGSGAYSRHLRRAHEVIARRHGVLRAALAAALPGWHPAPATAGLHLYLPLPPGWTEAEVLARAARNGVGLSPVGPLAQGPHPPALLLGFAHLPEGALRDGAARLAAALGGGPGRG, from the coding sequence ATGAGTGACGCGTGGCTGGAGCGCCTGCCGCCGCTGATCCCGCAGCCCGGCGAGACCCGGCGCGCGCTGGTGGCCCGCACCCTGCGCGAAGCGGCGGCGCGCGGCCTGGTGCCCGAGGGCACGCGCCTGCCCGGCCACCGCCGGCTGGCCGAGGCCCTGGGGGTGTCGCGCAATACGCTGGTGGACGCCCTGGAGCAGTTGCAGGCCGAGGGCTACGTGCGTGCCCAGGGCCGCAGCGGCACAGTGATTGCCGCGCCGCCCCTGGGGGCCGCCGCGCCGCGCCCGGCCACCCTGCCCCTGAGCCGCTGGGCGCAGCGGGCCCTGAGCGGGCAGGTCGAGGAAGCCGGCGGCCCCTTCGCCGTGGATTTCCGCGTGGGCCAGCCGGTTCCCGAGCTGTACCCCGAACGCGCCTGGACCCAGGCCCTGGCCCGGCGCGCCGCCGACCTGCCCGCCCACGAGGACGCCGGCAGCCTGGGGCCGCTGGCCACCCGCCGCGCCCTGGCCGCCCACCTGAACGCCGAACGCGGCGCGCAGGTCACGCCGGACATGGTGATGCTCACCGGCGGCACCCAGAGCGCGCTGGACGCACTGGCCCGCGTGTTCCTGGAGCCAGGACGGGTCGCCGCCGTGGAAGATCCCACCTATCCGGGCGCGCGCGCGGCGCTGGCCGCCACCGGGGCAGAGGTGGTGCCGGTGCCGGTGGACCCCCACGGGCTGCAACCTGGGGGCCTGCCGGCGCGCGCCACCCTGGCCTACGTGACGCCCGGGTGCCAGTACCCCACGGCCGCGCCCCTGGGAGCCGCGCGGCGCCAGGCCCTGATTGCCTGGGCGCGCGGCGCCGGGGCCTTTATTCTCGAAGACGACTACGCTGCCGACCTGCACCACACCGGGCGCCCGCCCGCCGCGCTGCAGGGGCTGGCCCCCGAACAGGTGATCTTGCTGGGCAGCTTCAGCAAGAGTCTGGCGCCGGTCACCCGCAGCGGCTTTCTGGTGGCCCCGCCCGAGGTGCTGCGCGTGCTGGCCGCCACCCGCCCCCTCACCGACCGCTTTCCGGGGCGCCTGGACGCCCTGGCCCTGGCCGACGTGCTGGGCAGCGGCGCCTACAGCCGTCACCTGCGCCGCGCCCACGAGGTGATCGCCCGGCGCCACGGGGTGCTGCGCGCGGCCCTGGCTGCTGCGCTGCCCGGCTGGCACCCGGCACCCGCCACAGCGGGCCTGCACCTGTACCTGCCGCTGCCCCCCGGCTGGACCGAGGCCGAGGTGCTGGCCCGCGCGGCCCGCAACGGGGTGGGCCTCAGCCCGGTGGGGCCGCTGGCCCAGGGGCCTCATCCACCCGCGCTGCTGCTGGGCTTTGCGCATTTGCCGGAGGGCGCCCTGCGCGACGGCGCCGCGCGGCTCGCGGCGGCCCTGGGGGGTGGGCCGGGGCGCGGCTAA